The proteins below come from a single Candidatus Bathyarchaeota archaeon genomic window:
- a CDS encoding glycosyltransferase family 2 protein produces MDTDISIFVPIYKESEQIEGMLDALCSQNVSKEIFVTVDAPTPEFAHKIQQQKRDNVTFLINPERIGKSNALNSTVELSHGKVLLFLDADVGIPDDPDYLRKIVMEMQHTDVLDIKKRVVKDKSFLSKMAYYEYLTFNISSWLASRFMHKCPAVNGAAFAIRREMFERVHGFRQVVAEDIDIATRAFLEDSRFSYSQDVEVKNVVHGDWRRWFTQRRRWAIGQALWLKDWNKQLARRFVTKPQVFLPSLFFLYPSVTVFFLSALVPSLWMYNGLLFFSLFLSVKFNIALPIFLVSLATADMLKVLLISLSGFAITAAVFYGFGRKLGFKEMKVHELFVYYFFYSSVWMFIILAGHVQVLFGKKAGPDWKT; encoded by the coding sequence TTGGACACCGACATCAGCATCTTCGTACCCATCTACAAGGAATCCGAACAAATAGAAGGCATGCTTGACGCACTATGCTCCCAAAACGTCAGCAAAGAAATCTTCGTCACAGTCGATGCACCCACCCCCGAATTCGCCCACAAGATCCAGCAACAGAAACGAGACAACGTCACCTTCCTCATTAACCCTGAACGCATCGGAAAATCTAATGCGTTAAACAGCACCGTCGAGTTATCCCACGGCAAAGTACTGCTTTTCCTCGACGCAGACGTCGGCATCCCCGATGACCCCGATTACCTGCGAAAAATCGTTATGGAAATGCAGCACACCGACGTTTTAGACATAAAAAAACGCGTTGTCAAAGACAAATCCTTTCTCTCCAAGATGGCTTACTACGAGTACTTAACCTTCAACATCAGCTCCTGGCTCGCTTCGAGGTTCATGCACAAGTGCCCCGCCGTCAACGGCGCAGCATTCGCCATCAGACGCGAAATGTTCGAGCGGGTGCATGGCTTCCGCCAAGTCGTCGCCGAAGACATCGACATAGCAACCCGCGCCTTTCTGGAGGACAGCCGCTTCTCCTATTCGCAGGATGTTGAAGTCAAAAACGTGGTGCATGGGGACTGGCGCAGATGGTTCACTCAACGCCGCCGATGGGCAATCGGGCAGGCACTGTGGCTTAAAGACTGGAACAAGCAGCTTGCGCGGCGCTTCGTGACTAAGCCCCAGGTTTTCTTACCCAGCCTCTTTTTCCTCTACCCCTCCGTCACCGTTTTCTTTTTAAGCGCGCTGGTGCCGAGCCTCTGGATGTATAATGGGCTGCTGTTCTTCTCGCTGTTCCTCTCAGTCAAATTCAACATAGCCCTGCCCATTTTCCTTGTTTCCTTAGCCACCGCAGACATGCTTAAAGTGCTGCTTATTTCCCTCTCCGGCTTCGCCATAACCGCCGCTGTCTTCTATGGCTTTGGACGTAAACTGGGCTTTAAGGAGATGAAGGTGCATGAACTCTTCGTCTACTACTTCTTCTACTCGTCGGTGTGGATGTTCATTATCCTTGCGGGGCATGTTCAGGTGCTGTTCGGCAAAAAAGCGGGTCCCGACTGGAAAACCTAA
- a CDS encoding DUF996 domain-containing protein yields MVVSSNRTLGIVATCFILIGVIGSVITAVQLAYAGELAANLAAAAISGIIGIFSFLGTILFWVAMFGFSRDYQERRIFNYILYGIVITVVVAVAAAAFMFAYLFANIGSIATGLNPNPSQSDISTLLSPYISPFITIFEFIGLIYVVFEVLAFNLLSQKTSVPLFKHGARLLLLGGILSIVIGLVAVASMTVDTQNLTLIMLPGSLVQYVGWALLAMAFFRIKPSSQQTYSGYNAVPAPTSTQVRVCTSCGAQNLPDALYCARCGQKLS; encoded by the coding sequence ATGGTAGTTTCAAGCAACCGAACTTTAGGCATAGTAGCAACCTGTTTTATTCTTATCGGCGTCATCGGCAGCGTCATAACAGCGGTCCAGTTAGCCTACGCAGGCGAATTGGCGGCTAACCTTGCCGCCGCAGCCATTTCAGGCATAATCGGCATATTTTCCTTTTTAGGCACCATCCTTTTCTGGGTTGCAATGTTCGGGTTCTCACGCGACTACCAGGAACGCAGAATCTTCAACTACATACTATACGGAATCGTCATAACCGTAGTCGTTGCGGTCGCGGCGGCGGCATTCATGTTTGCATACCTCTTCGCAAACATAGGCAGCATAGCCACTGGGCTTAACCCGAACCCAAGCCAATCCGATATTTCCACCCTGCTCTCACCGTATATTTCTCCGTTCATAACGATTTTTGAGTTCATTGGATTGATTTACGTAGTCTTTGAAGTGCTGGCGTTTAATTTGCTTTCACAAAAAACCAGTGTGCCCCTCTTTAAGCACGGCGCCAGATTACTGCTGCTGGGGGGTATTTTGTCTATTGTGATTGGATTAGTAGCCGTCGCAAGCATGACTGTGGACACTCAAAACTTAACCTTAATCATGCTTCCTGGAAGCTTGGTGCAGTATGTCGGTTGGGCACTTTTAGCCATGGCATTCTTTAGGATAAAGCCGTCCTCCCAGCAAACATACAGCGGATACAATGCGGTTCCAGCCCCGACTTCAACTCAGGTAAGGGTCTGCACCAGCTGCGGCGCCCAAAACCTCCCCGACGCCCTCTACTGCGCCCGATGCGGACAAAAACTTTCCTAG
- a CDS encoding winged helix-turn-helix domain-containing protein, with translation MTSKRSKVDIYAAILDSICLEGGKDGQASPTRVAHRANLPYDRFQKILDHLVELDMVRRTEAGLLITSKGLKCFREMRKANEFLKSMGLCI, from the coding sequence ATGACTAGCAAGCGCAGCAAGGTCGACATCTACGCAGCCATTCTCGATTCCATTTGTCTTGAAGGGGGTAAAGATGGGCAGGCAAGTCCTACCCGGGTTGCTCACCGCGCTAATCTTCCCTATGATAGGTTCCAGAAGATACTGGACCATCTAGTCGAGCTGGATATGGTCCGTCGAACAGAGGCTGGTCTTCTGATTACTTCCAAAGGCCTCAAATGCTTCCGTGAAATGAGGAAAGCCAACGAGTTCCTCAAGAGTATGGGCTTATGTATATGA
- a CDS encoding PQQ-binding-like beta-propeller repeat protein: protein MSEKQKSATTKKLTIAFSICIILSMTASTILLPTTSAHDPAWEIPTFAYINVAPNPVGVDQTATIVVWMDKLIDGTLMTNNIRFHNYQVVITDPDGETETIDWETVTDTTSSAYTQWTPTKVGVYQLNFTFPGQDYTDYEYSQTSSYINDTYLPSTASVNVTVQEEAVTGGSSAPLPTEYWTRPIYGLNTDWYVVSSNWLGTGSPQLNTRYVADGVGPSTSHVMWTKELQYGGVVGGDEYEIDGVTYYDGMSYNQRFSNPIIMQGTLYYQEPKGNSGSGGDYVAVDLLTGEEQWRINASATGISLVPSFGLLYDYETGNQHGVLPNGALIATQTSGGVTNWIAYDPENGQLTGMNWTGVPSGTKVMGPNGEILIYTLTNYGNTSNPNWYLSQWNSSKVLSTSSSGYATATASAWYSGTTNVSTAISYDWNVSVSFLTSGSNSIVYGVYDDILLGRSGSLSSFSTQTQYTMWGIDITQDSSQFGSKLWMKTYDPIDDNMTLVQGPVDADSRVFAMGYKEVMQWVGYDLDTGELIWGPTDSQTAFDYYGNIMFASPTGTAAYGNLYSSAYGGILYCYDMTTGDLEWTYGNGGEGNSTNAGTNNVWGRYPIFPGAIADDKVYLFTTEHSPNSPLAKDVLVRCVNATDGSEIWTLSGYSGGSTYPSQLALADGYLTFLNHYDMQIYSVGKGPSSTTVTAPNAGIELGKSLVISGSVIDVSAGTEQDEQARKFANGVPVSSDESMTDWMAYVYQQQSMPTDFTGVDVTISVIDANNNYREIGTAATDASGYYSLNWTPDIEGKYTVIATFSGTNGYYGSYAESSFVVDPASATPSPYPEVTVPSTEMYFVASTLAIIIAVAIVGLLILKKRP, encoded by the coding sequence ATGTCCGAAAAACAAAAATCAGCAACCACAAAAAAGCTAACAATCGCATTCTCAATCTGCATCATTCTATCGATGACAGCATCAACAATACTGCTACCTACCACTAGCGCGCATGACCCAGCATGGGAAATCCCAACGTTTGCCTACATAAACGTCGCTCCGAACCCTGTTGGTGTTGATCAGACAGCAACCATTGTGGTTTGGATGGACAAGTTGATTGACGGAACCTTGATGACTAATAACATCAGATTCCACAACTATCAAGTTGTAATCACAGACCCTGATGGAGAAACAGAAACCATCGACTGGGAAACCGTAACTGATACAACTTCTTCAGCGTATACTCAATGGACACCTACGAAGGTGGGCGTATACCAACTGAACTTCACGTTCCCTGGACAAGACTACACTGACTATGAATACAGCCAAACTTCCAGCTATATCAACGACACTTACTTGCCTAGCACTGCATCAGTGAATGTTACTGTACAAGAAGAAGCAGTAACTGGCGGTTCGAGTGCTCCTCTTCCAACAGAATACTGGACACGCCCAATCTACGGCTTAAACACTGACTGGTACGTTGTTTCCTCTAACTGGCTTGGCACTGGTTCACCTCAACTCAACACAAGATACGTAGCTGACGGTGTGGGACCCAGTACTTCTCACGTTATGTGGACTAAAGAGTTACAGTACGGAGGAGTTGTCGGCGGCGACGAATACGAAATCGACGGCGTTACCTACTATGACGGCATGTCGTATAACCAACGCTTCTCCAACCCAATAATCATGCAAGGAACCCTCTACTACCAGGAGCCGAAAGGTAACTCTGGCAGTGGCGGAGACTACGTTGCAGTCGATTTATTGACCGGAGAAGAGCAATGGCGCATCAATGCATCAGCAACAGGCATATCGCTTGTACCATCATTCGGCCTACTCTATGACTATGAAACAGGAAACCAACACGGTGTATTGCCTAACGGTGCCTTAATCGCAACTCAAACAAGCGGCGGCGTCACAAACTGGATTGCTTATGACCCCGAAAATGGACAGCTAACTGGCATGAACTGGACAGGTGTACCTTCAGGAACGAAGGTTATGGGTCCAAACGGTGAAATCTTGATCTACACATTGACTAACTACGGAAACACCTCGAACCCTAACTGGTATTTGTCGCAATGGAACAGTTCTAAGGTTCTCTCTACCTCATCAAGTGGCTATGCGACCGCGACTGCAAGCGCATGGTATTCAGGGACAACCAACGTTAGCACGGCAATCAGCTATGACTGGAACGTCTCAGTGTCATTCTTAACCTCAGGTTCCAACAGTATCGTATATGGCGTCTACGATGACATACTTCTTGGCAGAAGCGGCTCTCTATCATCGTTCAGTACACAAACACAATACACAATGTGGGGCATAGATATAACACAGGATTCATCGCAATTCGGCAGTAAGCTCTGGATGAAAACATATGACCCAATTGATGACAATATGACTTTGGTTCAAGGTCCCGTCGACGCAGATAGTCGCGTGTTTGCTATGGGCTACAAAGAAGTCATGCAGTGGGTTGGCTATGACCTTGACACTGGCGAATTAATTTGGGGCCCAACTGACTCTCAAACAGCCTTTGACTACTACGGAAACATCATGTTCGCAAGCCCAACTGGTACAGCAGCATACGGAAACTTGTACTCCTCTGCATACGGTGGTATCCTCTACTGCTATGACATGACTACTGGTGACTTAGAGTGGACTTATGGCAACGGCGGTGAAGGTAACAGCACAAATGCTGGAACCAACAACGTTTGGGGGCGGTACCCAATTTTCCCAGGCGCAATCGCTGACGACAAAGTCTATTTGTTCACAACTGAGCACTCGCCTAACTCGCCTCTAGCGAAAGACGTGTTGGTACGCTGTGTTAATGCCACAGATGGGTCCGAAATTTGGACTCTCAGCGGCTACAGCGGCGGTTCAACGTATCCAAGCCAATTGGCTTTAGCAGACGGCTACTTAACATTCCTCAACCACTATGACATGCAAATCTACAGTGTCGGCAAGGGACCAAGCTCAACGACGGTAACAGCTCCCAACGCAGGAATCGAACTCGGTAAATCACTTGTCATTTCAGGCTCAGTCATAGATGTCTCAGCAGGCACAGAACAAGATGAACAAGCACGTAAATTTGCTAATGGAGTTCCAGTGTCTTCAGATGAAAGCATGACTGATTGGATGGCATATGTCTATCAGCAGCAAAGCATGCCAACCGACTTCACAGGTGTTGACGTTACAATAAGCGTTATCGACGCAAACAACAACTATCGCGAGATCGGCACAGCAGCCACAGATGCAAGCGGCTACTATAGTCTCAACTGGACACCTGACATCGAAGGCAAATACACAGTCATCGCAACCTTCTCTGGCACTAATGGCTACTACGGATCATACGCAGAAAGCAGCTTTGTTGTTGACCCAGCATCAGCAACCCCATCGCCATACCCCGAGGTCACAGTGCCATCTACTGAAATGTACTTTGTCGCCTCAACACTTGCAATCATCATCGCAGTCGCAATCGTCGGTCTACTGATCCTTAAGAAACGGCCATAA
- a CDS encoding PQQ-binding-like beta-propeller repeat protein: MQTRKTKTMAIAVAMLLISSLALAIVSIQPTSGEVINGVNYDSATAAAIKAGMTWGQNANASANRLLLWDRFHDKVPTWSFLIAAPNPVGVGQTFNLVLMNPQVPQGALLTNDIRYTFSLKVEKPNGEIEMLPPSGSDRGSIESGGIINGKYVSDSTGSTFAAYTPDQTGNYTITLFTDELFFRWNDTASIRDWTGITLLASNYTLTVHVQDEQVSLIGLPNIQPTPTEYWTRPIEGQNDQWYTVSSNWLSGPRDRDNGGGENRYQADGIAPNSPHILWTRPTEDNGIVGGGNYSRDGVGNAFNAGSQYQPRFTNPIIMYGRLYYSPNVLSSGASSFYDCIDLKTGELLWETNTGGTDVQGLLGVATTANTPQFGYYYSQDDGNEHGIQNPGWLFSSNFQIGYQPERGIQWLNITNVPRSGTGGTPGVSSTFDLSAPNGEILRYVIGSSAGTYYLGQWNSSKVIPMLRASFNPPNTAIDGNTAAAYDYNKTLAVKFSTAPTIRAGVVGDFIWGSNGTWPTGTSGPNYAYPSEVTIWKISLKPENFGQIVYMTNLDVDDEKLNSNNMFERATGSERRFVTLEVPQCIFHIYDMDTGKEIAQTEAQSDWNAYGYFTWPSLISQTQTKMAYGMLYTGGYTGAVSAYDLDTGDLVWRQEFPSGGAKIQNYVQMLALISDGKVFVGTHEHSADTPLYKGERVHALNATTGEIIWDMSSWAYPMTFATADGVLIYWNNYDAQVYAIGKGPSQMTVTAPDLSATLGSSVTIKGTVTDISAGTQQDEQAARFPNGVPAVSDSSQAQWMEYVYMQKGRPTNATGVPVTLSVIDGNGNYREIGQATSNADGFFSFNWKPDISGTYTVYASFAGSESYWPSHAVTAFSVDEAAATATPVAPVESAADQYFIPAIAGLFVAIIAIGLLTMLLVLRKK; encoded by the coding sequence ATGCAAACAAGAAAAACTAAAACTATGGCTATAGCGGTTGCTATGCTTCTAATATCTTCATTGGCATTAGCGATCGTATCCATACAACCAACAAGCGGAGAAGTAATCAACGGAGTAAACTATGATTCAGCCACAGCCGCAGCAATCAAAGCAGGCATGACTTGGGGACAAAACGCTAACGCTTCAGCAAACCGTCTGTTGCTCTGGGACCGATTCCATGACAAGGTGCCAACTTGGTCATTTTTGATCGCCGCACCAAATCCAGTCGGTGTAGGGCAAACATTCAACCTGGTCTTGATGAACCCACAGGTTCCACAGGGCGCCCTACTGACCAATGACATCAGATACACCTTCAGCCTTAAAGTCGAAAAACCCAACGGCGAAATCGAGATGCTGCCTCCATCTGGCTCAGACAGGGGAAGCATCGAATCAGGCGGAATTATCAACGGCAAATACGTCTCTGACTCAACAGGATCAACTTTTGCAGCTTACACACCCGACCAAACAGGCAACTACACAATTACACTCTTCACTGACGAATTATTCTTCCGATGGAACGACACAGCCTCAATTAGAGACTGGACTGGCATCACTCTGCTAGCAAGCAACTATACACTCACAGTTCACGTGCAAGACGAGCAAGTATCATTGATTGGTTTACCAAACATTCAACCGACACCAACAGAATACTGGACACGCCCAATCGAAGGACAAAACGACCAATGGTACACAGTGTCATCGAACTGGCTCAGCGGCCCACGTGACCGTGACAATGGCGGCGGCGAAAACAGATACCAAGCAGACGGCATTGCACCCAACAGTCCACACATTCTCTGGACACGCCCAACTGAAGACAACGGCATAGTCGGTGGAGGAAACTACTCCCGTGACGGTGTTGGTAACGCATTCAATGCTGGCTCACAATACCAGCCAAGATTCACCAACCCAATCATCATGTACGGTAGACTCTACTACTCACCTAACGTCTTAAGTTCTGGTGCAAGTTCATTCTACGACTGTATTGACTTAAAGACCGGCGAGCTCCTCTGGGAAACCAACACTGGCGGAACAGACGTTCAAGGCTTACTAGGCGTTGCTACAACAGCGAACACACCACAATTCGGTTACTACTACAGCCAAGACGACGGTAACGAACACGGTATTCAAAACCCAGGCTGGCTATTCTCAAGCAACTTCCAAATCGGCTATCAACCAGAAAGAGGAATTCAATGGCTAAACATCACCAACGTTCCAAGAAGCGGAACCGGCGGAACACCAGGTGTATCCAGCACTTTTGACCTAAGCGCACCTAACGGAGAAATCCTAAGGTACGTAATCGGATCCAGCGCTGGCACTTACTATCTGGGCCAATGGAACTCATCCAAAGTCATCCCGATGCTACGCGCAAGCTTCAACCCACCAAACACAGCAATTGACGGCAACACCGCAGCAGCCTACGACTACAACAAAACACTCGCAGTCAAATTCAGCACAGCACCAACCATCAGAGCAGGAGTAGTTGGCGACTTCATATGGGGCAGCAACGGAACTTGGCCAACCGGCACAAGCGGACCGAACTATGCATACCCATCAGAAGTAACCATCTGGAAAATCAGCCTGAAACCAGAGAACTTCGGTCAGATAGTTTACATGACTAACCTTGATGTCGACGACGAGAAACTTAACTCAAACAACATGTTCGAAAGAGCAACCGGCTCTGAAAGACGCTTCGTAACACTCGAAGTTCCACAATGCATATTCCACATCTACGACATGGACACTGGCAAAGAAATCGCACAGACTGAAGCACAATCAGACTGGAACGCATACGGATACTTCACATGGCCAAGCCTCATCTCACAGACACAAACAAAGATGGCATACGGCATGCTCTACACTGGCGGCTACACTGGCGCAGTCTCAGCTTACGACCTTGACACCGGCGACCTAGTTTGGAGACAAGAATTCCCATCAGGCGGCGCTAAAATCCAAAACTACGTCCAAATGCTCGCTTTGATCAGTGACGGCAAAGTCTTTGTCGGCACACACGAGCACTCAGCAGACACACCACTCTACAAAGGCGAACGCGTCCACGCATTAAATGCAACCACAGGCGAGATCATCTGGGACATGTCCAGCTGGGCTTACCCCATGACTTTCGCTACCGCTGACGGCGTACTCATCTACTGGAACAACTACGATGCGCAGGTTTATGCCATCGGTAAGGGTCCAAGCCAGATGACTGTAACAGCACCTGACTTATCTGCAACTCTTGGCTCTTCTGTCACCATCAAAGGCACAGTCACCGACATCTCTGCAGGCACACAGCAAGACGAGCAGGCAGCACGGTTCCCCAACGGCGTCCCAGCAGTCTCTGACAGCAGCCAGGCGCAGTGGATGGAATACGTGTACATGCAGAAAGGCAGACCAACCAACGCAACCGGTGTCCCAGTTACCCTCTCGGTGATTGATGGCAACGGTAACTACCGCGAGATCGGCCAAGCCACAAGCAACGCAGATGGCTTCTTTAGCTTTAACTGGAAACCAGACATATCCGGCACTTACACCGTTTACGCTTCATTCGCAGGCAGTGAATCTTACTGGCCCTCACATGCAGTCACAGCCTTCAGCGTTGACGAAGCTGCAGCAACCGCAACTCCAGTTGCACCCGTTGAATCAGCCGCAGACCAATACTTCATTCCAGCCATCGCAGGCCTGTTTGTAGCAATCATAGCCATCGGTCTTTTGACCATGCTTTTGGTGCTACGCAAAAAATAA
- a CDS encoding Lrp/AsnC family transcriptional regulator: MHTVRVITVTQQISFAEAKILRQLLADGRTSEEDISKITGIPKQAVKANIKKMGKEGIITGATIHINYRLFDFKAVAHIIITFEPSQAEELSNYLQKMPEIYGHSSNGSKGQTDVVAILRTLAQLSEIKDNIKRKFSVLEMKTAIWTDVKEMNYNLAIVEECRVGGACQVKGLPPASVSSISIDAVDQKIVDALTARGRISMASLADAVGVSSKNAKKRYERLRDNGLIKVTVQVNPQKIGYKALCIFFTGVLIEKLPSVIDRISHIPDVISIMKTTGDYDLQIYAMIQNLDQMLSIKEVLAQIDGISKMDFEISRFSPQMAKWPSPRQYISTF, translated from the coding sequence ATGCATACAGTAAGGGTAATAACGGTAACACAACAAATCAGCTTTGCAGAAGCAAAAATCCTAAGACAGCTATTAGCTGATGGACGTACATCTGAAGAAGACATTTCAAAAATAACAGGCATCCCCAAGCAGGCAGTGAAAGCAAACATAAAAAAGATGGGGAAAGAGGGGATAATAACCGGTGCAACCATCCACATCAACTATAGACTCTTTGACTTCAAAGCTGTAGCACATATAATCATCACTTTTGAGCCTTCACAGGCAGAGGAGCTCTCCAATTACCTCCAGAAAATGCCAGAGATTTACGGTCATTCAAGCAATGGAAGCAAAGGGCAAACAGACGTCGTCGCCATCCTCAGGACCCTTGCGCAGCTAAGCGAGATAAAAGACAACATAAAAAGGAAATTTTCAGTTCTGGAAATGAAAACGGCGATATGGACGGACGTTAAAGAGATGAATTATAACTTGGCGATAGTTGAGGAGTGCAGAGTAGGCGGGGCTTGTCAGGTGAAAGGTTTGCCGCCAGCAAGCGTCTCAAGCATCTCGATTGATGCTGTTGACCAAAAAATCGTGGATGCATTGACAGCGAGAGGCAGAATATCTATGGCGAGCCTTGCAGACGCTGTAGGGGTATCCTCTAAGAACGCTAAGAAAAGATATGAGAGACTAAGAGATAACGGCTTGATTAAAGTCACCGTCCAAGTAAACCCCCAAAAAATCGGCTACAAAGCCCTCTGCATATTTTTCACAGGAGTTTTAATCGAAAAGTTGCCGTCTGTAATCGATAGAATCAGTCATATTCCGGATGTTATCAGCATAATGAAAACAACGGGGGACTATGATCTGCAAATCTACGCTATGATCCAAAACCTCGATCAGATGCTGAGTATAAAAGAGGTACTTGCACAGATCGATGGAATCAGCAAAATGGATTTTGAGATTAGCCGATTTAGCCCGCAGATGGCAAAGTGGCCCTCCCCAAGGCAATACATATCCACATTCTAA
- a CDS encoding CBS domain-containing protein, whose protein sequence is MANVKDIMTKHVVTLEASKTVFDAAKLMSEKGLGCVIVVIQAFPVGIITERDIIRRIVAQRASIDQKVTEVMTKTLITVDPDTSLKEAARIMSSNRIRRLPVLKNNKLVGIVVASDFVRNVGKKTTTEEILDALGRYPTGPTV, encoded by the coding sequence ATGGCTAATGTTAAAGACATCATGACCAAACATGTGGTTACCTTAGAGGCCAGTAAAACCGTGTTTGATGCAGCAAAACTTATGTCGGAAAAGGGGCTCGGCTGCGTAATCGTGGTTATTCAGGCGTTTCCAGTGGGGATAATCACGGAACGTGACATTATTCGGCGAATCGTTGCGCAGCGGGCCTCGATTGACCAGAAAGTCACAGAAGTCATGACTAAAACGCTTATAACCGTCGACCCTGACACCTCGCTGAAGGAAGCTGCAAGAATCATGTCCAGCAATAGGATACGAAGACTACCGGTCCTAAAAAACAATAAGCTTGTAGGTATCGTGGTGGCTTCAGATTTTGTACGCAACGTAGGCAAAAAAACAACCACTGAAGAAATCCTCGATGCGCTCGGACGCTACCCTACTGGGCCGACAGTTTAA
- a CDS encoding Lrp/AsnC family transcriptional regulator: MEAPKKSMKENKVVKVDGLDAKMLRRLLYNGRVSFDELAQECGTDKNRVWKRYDALERKGVIAGATIQKNYGLFGYDGIATLLLRVDFQQIEQALQSIKETTEVTMFRQYNSVYNFRVIARLRNLSELDRIKELIRRKLPTTGVKAYLWTNVRTIPENLRLIKEKSENQIVTAKNPVASSGNFEYDNYDLEIVKKLSENGRESFREIAKNIGLSTHTVISRYERMLHQGAIKVSIQVNPKKLGYKALIDFNVAFTSLRDCSSNIVDALAEIPDVVIITKTSGDFDLHVTALVRDLRQVFTIQDHMAKIEGITQIEASARRVPEKWPSTQMYMSTM, encoded by the coding sequence TTGGAAGCACCTAAAAAATCGATGAAAGAAAACAAGGTGGTTAAGGTTGACGGATTGGATGCCAAGATGCTTAGAAGACTACTTTACAATGGACGCGTTTCTTTCGATGAATTAGCACAGGAATGTGGAACAGACAAAAATCGAGTTTGGAAACGCTACGATGCCCTAGAACGGAAGGGCGTTATAGCTGGCGCCACCATCCAGAAGAATTATGGACTCTTCGGCTACGATGGCATTGCAACACTGCTGCTACGGGTGGATTTTCAACAAATCGAGCAAGCTTTGCAGTCTATTAAAGAGACGACTGAAGTTACAATGTTTAGGCAGTATAACAGCGTATATAACTTTAGGGTAATAGCTAGGCTCCGGAACTTAAGCGAGTTAGACCGTATTAAAGAATTGATTAGACGCAAACTGCCAACCACTGGAGTGAAGGCTTATTTGTGGACTAACGTGAGAACCATACCAGAAAACCTCAGGTTAATCAAGGAAAAAAGTGAAAACCAAATCGTAACAGCGAAGAACCCGGTTGCCTCCAGCGGGAATTTTGAGTATGACAATTATGACTTGGAAATTGTTAAGAAGCTTTCCGAAAATGGCCGGGAATCCTTCCGTGAAATCGCAAAAAACATAGGTCTTTCAACTCACACAGTGATTTCAAGATATGAGAGAATGCTTCACCAGGGGGCAATCAAGGTTTCTATACAAGTTAACCCCAAAAAATTAGGTTACAAGGCCTTGATTGATTTCAATGTAGCCTTCACTTCGCTTCGGGACTGCTCAAGCAATATTGTGGATGCGTTGGCTGAAATCCCTGATGTTGTAATAATAACAAAGACGAGCGGCGACTTCGACTTGCATGTGACTGCTCTTGTCAGGGATCTCAGGCAGGTTTTTACGATTCAGGATCATATGGCAAAGATTGAGGGCATAACGCAGATTGAAGCAAGCGCCCGGAGAGTTCCAGAGAAGTGGCCTTCAACCCAAATGTACATGTCCACTATGTAG